The following is a genomic window from Thermodesulfobacteriota bacterium.
CGCGGTAGTAAACAGAGGCATTTTTTTTAACTGCATCAAGGCGGTTGCCGGCAATCAGTTCCTTTACTGTCCGGCGGATTTTTTCTATCGGCGTCGCCAGGCCCGCTGCCATGTCTTCCAGGGTGACCGGTCTTCTGGCCGCCATTTCAAGAATGGCCGGTGCGATATCTCCGGCCTGGTCGCCTGCCCGGGCGGAAAAGACCGTGTCCCGTTGCCGGCTGACCCCCAGCGCCTGGTAAAAAAAGTCGACCGTTTCCTCGCTGACCTGCCTTACGGAGGAGTCCGCCGGCGGCCGGACGGCGGTGTTGATATAAACATCCGTCGGCGCGATCCGGTCCACCAGCGGCTTGAATCCGGCGGCATCTTCCGGAGCGGCGTTGATACCGTCCATGATGAATATTTCCAGCCACAGCCGGCCGGGAAAGGCGCGGGAAAAGTCGACCAACCCTTCGACCATCCGGTCAAACCCGATGGTTTTGTGCGGCCGGTTGATCTTTTCAAACAGGGCCGCGTTATACGCGTCAAGTGACGGCACCACAATATCGGCCGCCATCAGGGCGTCACGGACATCCTCATCAGACAAAAGGGAACCGTTGGTCAATACCGCCACCGGCAGGGGGGTTGCCTCTTTTATGCCCCGGATAACCTTGCCGATGTCACTGTTCAAGGTCGGTTCTCCCGACCCGGCGATGGTAAGGCAGTCTGCCGTAACCCCGCCGGCCAGTACCTTTTTTACCTGTGTCAGGACGTCGGCCGCGTTTCGAAAAGGCCGTCTCCTGATCGTGGCGGCGGCCGTTCTGCCGAGCTGGCAGTAGATGCAGTCATAGGAGCAGATTTTGGCCGGGAGCAGATCGATGCCCAGGGAACGCCCCAGGCGCCGTGACGGCACCGGACCATATATGCAGTTTTCCTTTTCGGGTGTCATTTTTTAAAGAAGGCCTTTATTGAAGTGCCGATTGATGCGCTTCATCAATTCGGGCG
Proteins encoded in this region:
- a CDS encoding radical SAM protein, with product MTPEKENCIYGPVPSRRLGRSLGIDLLPAKICSYDCIYCQLGRTAAATIRRRPFRNAADVLTQVKKVLAGGVTADCLTIAGSGEPTLNSDIGKVIRGIKEATPLPVAVLTNGSLLSDEDVRDALMAADIVVPSLDAYNAALFEKINRPHKTIGFDRMVEGLVDFSRAFPGRLWLEIFIMDGINAAPEDAAGFKPLVDRIAPTDVYINTAVRPPADSSVRQVSEETVDFFYQALGVSRQRDTVFSARAGDQAGDIAPAILEMAARRPVTLEDMAAGLATPIEKIRRTVKELIAGNRLDAVKKNASVYYRVPIA